From the genome of Miscanthus floridulus cultivar M001 chromosome 10, ASM1932011v1, whole genome shotgun sequence, one region includes:
- the LOC136487382 gene encoding pollen-specific leucine-rich repeat extensin-like protein 3 → MDPPLRLLPDGRLMAALLLLAACLSACSVQAVTSAEASYIAHRQLLAMKEAGGGEAGDLPADFEFDDRLGAGAGTFANPRLRRAYIALQAWKRAFYSDPKGYTANWVGSDVCKYNGVICVEALDDPKIMVVAGIDLNGADIAGYLPPELGLLTDLAFFHINTNRFCGIIPKSMSRLSLLHEFDVSNNRFVGAFPYVCLEMVSLKYLDLRFNDFEGELPPALFDKDLDSIFVNTNRFVGYIPENLGNSTASVIVFANNAFVGCIPKSIGRMVKTLDEIIFLNNKLDGCLPLEMGLLVNTTVIDVSGNMLVGTIPEQLSNIAKLEQLDVSRNVFTGIVHESICELPALVNFSFAFNFFNSEAAVCMPSDKALVNFDDRDNCLGALRPAQKTALQCAPVLARPVDCSKHVCAGYPTPGGGPPSSVPGKPPSVPGKPSVPGKPAVPAPMPSPHTPPDVSPEPLPEPSPVPAPMPMPTPKSPPADDYVPTPPVPSKSPPATSPPAAQGAPPPPKSAWLPGTPERPKVPPPQVQPPPAASSPPPAPVKSPPPPAPVASPPPPAKTPSPPAPVASPPPPVKSPPPPAPVSSPPPPVKSPPPPAPVASPPPPVKSPPPPAPVASPPPPVKSPPPPAPVASPPPPVKSPPPPAPVSKPPPPVKSPPPPAPAKSTPPPEEYPTPPTPVKSSPPPEKSLPPPTPTTSPPEKEKPTPPSTPSKPPSTPEKPTPPSTPSKSPSTPEKPTPPSTPSKPPSTPEKPTPPSTPSKPPSTPEKPQPPPSPVETLPPPSKYSPPPAPVSSPPPTPKSSPPPAPVSSPPPVKSSPPPAPVSSPPPIPKSSPPPAPVSSPPPVEKTTPPPAPVNSPPPVVKSSPPPAPVSSPPMTPKSSGPPAHVSSPPEEEESSPPPAPVSSPSPPATVSSPPATPKLTPPPVVVSSPPPEVKSSPPPAPVSSPPPTPKSSPPPAPVSSPPPVVKSSPPPAPVSLPPPAPKSSPPPAPVSSPPPVVKSSPPPAPVSSPPPAPKSSPPPAPVSTPPPEVKPPPAPISSPPPAPKSSPPPAPASSPPPVVKSSPPPAPVSSPPPQVKSPPPPAPVSSPPPPVKSPPPPAPVSSPPPPVKSPPPPAPVSSPPPPVKSPPPPAPVSSPPPPVKSPPPPAPVSSPPPPVQSPPPPAPVSSPPPAPVKPPSLPPPAPVSSPPPAVTPAPPKKEESTPAPPAESLPPPSFNDIILPPIMANKYASPPPPQFQGY, encoded by the coding sequence ATGGACCCTCCTCTGCGGCTCCTGCCCGACGGGCGCCTCATGGCGGCGCTGCTCCTCCTGGCCGCCTGCCTGTCCGCGTGCAGCGTGCAGGCGGTGACGAGCGCGGAGGCCTCGTACATCGCGCACCGCCAGCTGCTGGCCATGAaggaggccggcggcggcgaggccggcGACCTGCCGGCGGACTTCGAGTTTGACGACCGCCTCGGCGCCGGCGCGGGCACCTTCGCGAACCCGCGCCTCCGCCGCGCGTACATCGCGCTGCAGGCCTGGAAACGAGCCTTCTACTCCGACCCCAAGGGCTACACCGCCAACTGGGTCGGCAGCGACGTGTGCAAGTACAACGGCGTCATCTGCGTGGAGGCGCTGGACGACCCCAAGATCATGGTGGTGGCCGGGATCGACCTCAACGGCGCCGACATCGCCGGGTACCTTCCCCCCGAGCTCGGCCTGCTCACCGACCTCGCCTTCTTCCACATCAACACCAACCGCTTCTGCGGCATCATCCCCAAGAGCATGTCGCGGCTGTCGCTGCTGCACGAGTTCGACGTCAGCAACAACCGCTTCGTCGGCGCCTTCCCCTACGTCTGCCTCGAGATGGTGTCGCTCAAGTACCTCGACCTCCGGTTCAACGACTTCGAGGGCGAGCTGCCGCCGGCGCTCTTCGACAAGGACCTCGACTCCATCTTCGTCAACACCAACCGGTTCGTGGGGTACATACCGGAGAACCTCGGCAACTCCACGGCGTCGGTCATCGTCTTCGCCAACAACGCCTTCGTCGGCTGCATCCCCAAGAGCATCGGCCGCATGGTGAAAACGCTGGACGAGATCATCTTCCTCAACAACAAGCTCGACGGGTGCCTGCCGCTGGAGATGGGACTGCTGGTGAACACCACCGTCATCGACGTCAGCGGGAACATGCTTGTCGGCACCATCCCCGAGCAGCTGTCCAACATCGCCAAGCTGGAGCAGCTCGACGTGTCCCGGAACGTCTTCACGGGCATCGTGCACGAGTCCATCTGCGAGCTCCCGGCGCTCGTCAACTTCAGCTTCGCCTTCAACTTCTTCAACTCGGAGGCCGCCGTGTGCATGCCGTCCGACAAGGCGCTCGTCAACTTCGACGACAGGGACAACTGCCTCGGCGCGCTGCGCCCGGCGCAGAAGACCGCGCTGCAGTGCGCCCCCGTGCTCGCGCGCCCCGTCGACTGCAGCAAGCATGTGTGCGCTGGGTACCCGACGCCCGGAGGAGGGCCGCCGTCGTCGGTGCCAGGGAAGCCGCCATCGGTACCCGGGAAGCCGTCAGTGCCAGGGAAACCTGCTGTGCCTGCGCCCATGCCGTCCCCGCATACACCGCCGGATGTATCGCCAGAGCCGCTTCCAGAGCCATCGCCGGTGCCTGCACCCATGCCGATGCCGACCCCTAAGTCACCGCCGGCGGACGATTATGTACCAACACCACCTGTACCCTCGAAGTCACCGCCAGCGACCTCGCCGCCGGCAGCACAAGGTGCTCCACCGCCTCCAAAGTCAGCCTGGCTCCCAGGGACACCGGAGCGGCCCAAGGTGCCACCGCCTCAGGTGCAACCTCCTCCAGCTGCCTCCTCCCCGCCTCCGGCACCGGTGAAGTCGCCTCCTCCGCCGGCACCAGTGGCATCACCACCGCCACCTGCAAAGACTCCTTCTCCACCGGCCCCTGttgcttcaccaccaccacctgtgAAGTCTCCCCCACCACCAGCACCAGTGAGCTCTCCACCACCTCCCGTCAAATCACCTCCTCCGCCGGCACCAGTGgcctcaccaccaccacccgTGAAATCACCTCCCCCACCAGCGCCGGTGGCATCACCTCCGCCGCCTGTGAAATCACCTCCTCCGCCGGCACCAGTGGCCTCTCCACCTCCACCGGTGAAATCTCCACCACCGCCGGCTCCCGTGAGCAAACCTCCTCCTCCGGTGAAGTccccaccaccaccagctccGGCGAAATCAACCCCACCTCCAGAGGAATACCCAACACCACCTACTCCGGTGAAGTCATCGCCGCCTCCGGAGAAGTCTCTACCTCCACCCACTCCGACTACCTCTCCACCAGAAAAAGAGAAGCCTACTCCTCCATCAACTCCGTCTAAGCCACCTTCAACTCCAGAGAAGCCTACTCCACCATCAACTCCATCTAAGTCACCTTCAACTCCAGAGAAGCCTACTCCACCATCAACTCCATCTAAGCCACCTTCAACTCCAGAGAAGCCTACTCCTCCATCAACTCCGTCTAAGCCACCTTCAACTCCAGAGAAGCCACAACCGCCACCGTCTCCAGTTGAGACACTACCTCCTCCATCAAAGTATTCTCCACCTCCAGCACCAGTGAGCTCACCACCGCCTACACCTAAGTCATCACCTCCACCAGCTCCTGTAAGCTCACCGCCTCCAGTGAAGTCTTCTCCACCTCCAGCACCAGTGAGCTCACCACCGCCTATACCTAAGTCATCACCTCCACCAGCTCCTGTAAGCTCACCACCTCCAGTAGAGAAGACTACTCCACCACCAGCACCAGTCAACTCACCACCTCCGGTCGTAAAGTCTTCTCCACCACCAGCACCGGTTAGCTCGCCACCAATGACGCCTAAGTCATCAGGCCCACCGGCACACGTGAGCTCaccacctgaagaggaggagtCATCCCCACCACCGGCACCGGTCAGCTCACCATCACCGCCGGCAACAGTTAGCTCACCACCGGCGACGCCTAAGTTGACACCTCCACCAGTTGTTGTGAGCTCACCACCTCCAGAGGTGAAGTCTTCTCCACCGCCGGCACCAGTCAGCTCACCACCACCAACGCCTAAGTCGTCACCTCCACCTGCTCCTGTGAGCTCACCACCTCCAGTAGTAAAGtcttcaccaccaccagcaccagtCAGCTTACCGCCGCCGGCGCCTAAGTCGTCACCTCCTCCTGCTCCTGTGAGCTCGCCGCCTCCAGTGGTaaagtcctctccaccaccggcACCAGTCAGCTCACCACCACCAGCACCTAAGTCGTCACCTCCACCTGCTCCTGTGAGCACGCCGCCTCCAGAAGTGAAGCCACCACCAGCGCCAATTAGCTCACCACCGCCAGCGCCTAAGTCGTCACCTCCACCTGCTCCTGCGAGCTCACCACCTCCAGTGGTGAAGTCTTCTCCACCACCGGCACCAGTCAGCTCACCACCTCCTCAGGTCAAGTCGCCACCTCCACCTGCCCCTGTGAGCTCGCCTCCTCCCCCTGTGAAGTCTCCACCACCACCGGCACCGGTCAGCTCACCGCCGCCTCCAGTGaagtcaccaccaccaccggcaccAGTCAGCTCACCACCACCTCCAGTGAAGTCACCGCCACCTCCAGCACCAGTGAGCTCGCCACCACCCCCAGTGaagtcaccaccaccaccggcaccGGTCAGCTCTCCACCACCCCCAGTACAATCTCCTCCTCCGCCGGCACCGGTTAGCTCTCCTCCGCCGGCACCAGTGAAGCCGCCATCGCTACCACCACCGGCCCCAGTAAGCTCACCTCCTCCGGCGGTCACCCCTGCCCCACCGAAGAAAGAAGAATCAACACCAGCACCACCGGCAGAATCCCTACCTCCACCTTCATTCAACGACATCATCCTTCCACCTATCATGGCCAACAAGTACGCATCTCCGCCTCCCCCTCAGTTCCAAGGGTATTAA